In the Brevundimonas mediterranea genome, GCGCTGCCGGCGCTGCGCTCGGCGGCCAGCTGCAGATCGACCTTGCGATCTTCGGCCTGCTGGCTGAAGTCGGCCTGGGTCTGGATCAGGATCAGGATGAAGATCGGCAGCAGGGCCAGGGCCATGGCCACGCCGAGGCGAAAGCGGATGCCCTGGAACCGGGCGGTGTTCAATTTCCGACCGAGGCGCGGCTGCGCGTCCGCGTCCCCCGCTCTGGTCTCTTCCGCCACCGGGGATCAGGACCGGGCGCCGGCCAGCCTGTCGGCCTCGCCGAGAATCGACCGCATCGCGTCGCCCGCGGCCTTGCCGTCGCGGCCGTAGCCGCCTTTTTCCAGCGTGGCCGCCAGGGCGCGGCGCGCCCGGCTGACGCGGCTCTTCACCGTACCCACCGCGCAGCCGCAGATCTCGGCCGCCTCTTCGTAGGCGAAGCCGCCGGCGCCCACCAGGATCAGCGCTTCACGCTGCTCTTCAGGCAGGGTCTTCAGCGCCTGGCGCAGTTCGTCCAGGGCGACCGGCGCCTCGGGGTCGTCGACCGCCACCAGGGTCCGTTCGGCCGCTTCCTGATCCAGTTGGGACTGGCGCCAGGACCGGCGCTTCTCGGAATAGAATTGGTTGCGCAGGATCATGAAGGTCCAGGCCTTCATGTTGGTGCCCATCTGATAGCTGGCCCGCGCGTCCCACGCCTTCATCATGGCGTCCTGCGCCAGGTCGTCGGCGGCGGTCGGATCACCCGTCAGGGTCCGTGCGAAAGCGCGCAGATGAGGGATCAGCTGAACCAATTCCCGCTTGAAGCCGTCGTCGTCGGCCGAAGCGGGTTTCGGGGCGGCTCCCAGGCGAGACGTGCTCATGCGCCACCGCCCGACGCCTTGGCGTCGGCGCGCTTCAGAATTTCCAGGAATTCGTCAGGCACAGGCTCGTTGACCACCTCGTCGAACATGTGGCGCAGCTTGACGCCGATGGCCTGCTGGCGAAGTCGAGCTTCCTCAAGCCCCGCCTCCCCCGCATTTTCGACGTCGTTGCGCCGCGAGGAATCGGAAGAATTTATCATAGACAGAACACCGCCCACCCAACTGCAGTGCAGAAATGCGGACTGGATAACGTCGCCCCTGCCGCCGGGTTCCTCCCATTTTGGGAATAAATACTCAAGCTTGCGGCTTGGTGCGGAACCGTGGTGGATTTGATACGTTTCAACCCGCTGTAGCGCTGCGCCCTGGTCGGGCGAGACAGCGATTTTTGTCGGGGACTATCTAGCATGAGCCTTCTGGCCAGACTTGCGCCGCATCTGCCCTATGTCCGTCGGTATGCACGGGCGCTGACCGGAGACCAGGCGACGGGCGACAACTATGTGCGTGTCGCGCTCGAGGCCCTGGCGGCCGGCGAGCAACAGCTTTCGACGGACATGACGCCGCGCGTCGCCCTCTATCACGTCTTCCACGCCATCTGGTCCTCGACCGGGGCGCAGTTGGAAGACGTCAGCGGCGTCGATGGCCGCACCGACGCCTCGAGCCGTCTGCTGCGGATTGCGCCGCGCTCGCGTCAGGCCTTCCTGCTGACCGCGCTGGAGGGCTTCACGCCGTCGGAAGCGGCGCAGATCCTGTCGGCCGACGCCCGCGACGTCGAGCGGCTGATCGCCGAAGCCCAGTCCGACATTGACGCGGAACTGGCGACCGATGTTCTGGTGATCGAGGACGAGGCCATCATCTCGGCCGACATCCAGAGTCTGGTGAAGGAACTGGGGCACCGCGTCACCGGCGCGGCCACCACCCATGACGAAGCCATTGAGGCCGTGGCTCGCCACAAGCCGGGTCTGGTCCTGGCCGACATCCAGCTGGCCGACGGGTCTTCGGGCATCGATGCGGTCAAGGAAATCCTCAAGGACATGGACGTGCCGGTGATCTTCATCACCGCCTTCCCGGAGCGCCTGCTGACCGGCGAACGGCCGGAACCCACCTTCCTGATCACCAAGCCCTTCCAGCCGGAAACGGTGAAGGCGGCGATCAGCCAGGCCCTGTTCTTCCACCCTTCGCGTCACAAACAAGCGGCTTGACCGCCCTTTCGAACTGAACGCCGTCAGGGCCCCGGTCGCTTGCGCGCCGGGGCCTCTTTCTGTCCGCTACGCGGTCGGGGCGTTGACGTTCGGCGTCTCGCCTGTCGGGGTGGGCTGAGCCTCGCCCGCGGGGCCGGTGGGGGCGTCGGCGGCCGGCGGGGTCTGGGCGTCGCCCTGGAAGGCGCGGGCGTCCACCGCCTGGTCGCCGTCGTTGGCGTTGGTGGTCGACATGCCGCCCTGGCTGAAGGCCCAGATGGACAGCAGAAGCACCGCCGCCGCCCCGCCGGAGAGGATCAGCAGCCACAGGATGCGCACGCCGGACCGGCCCTGGCGGGTGGACTGGGCGTCGATCGGCCGGTTGGATCGATCCGCGTCCGTTATCTTCGTCTGGGGGTCTTGGTGGCTCATGCTCGGCCTCCCTTGTTCTGTTTTCTGGTCGCGCCTCAACGCCCTGCCGGTGGCGACGTTCCGATTGGCGCGCGGCTCCGGCGAACCTTGTTCGTGGGAAGACGAAAAATTGCACGCAACCTCTGGAACCACTCTCCCGGCCTGCCGTTATCGGCTTGCGGAGGCGGCGACGCCCCCCCCGACTTGAGATTGGCGAAAGCCAATCTGTCGCCTCCGCGCCTCATTCTCGATGATGCCACTTGAAGGCGGCCCGCAGGGGTCGCCTTTTTCTTTTCGCTCTCGACCGCCGGGGGCGGCAGGGTCAGGATGGCCTCAAAAGACAATCCTAGGAGATAGACGCATGGCTTTGAACGGCAAGACGAACCGCCAGTGGGTGCTGCGCCAGCGGCCCAAGGGTCTGATTCAACCGGGCGACCTGGAACTGGTCGAAAGCCCGATCCCGGATCTCAAGGAGACCGAGGTTCTGGTCCGCACCGTCTATCTGTCGCTGGATCCGACCAATCGCACCTGGATGAACGATTCCGAGGGTTATCTGCCGCCGGTGGGTCTGGGCGAGGTCATGCGCGGCCTGACCCTGGGCGTGGTCGAACACAGCCGCTCCGACCGGTTCAAGGTCGGGGACGTGGTCATGCCCGCCTCGGCCGGCTGGGCCGATTACGCCGTCGTGCCCGAGGGCGGGCTGCGTCCGGTCCACCGTGCGCCAGGCCTGCCGTTGACGGCCAATATGTCGGTCCTGGGCATGACCGGCCTGACAGCCTATTTCGGCGTCACCGACGTGCTGAAGGCCAAGGCCGGCGAGACGATCGTGATCTCGGCCGCCGCCGGCGCCGTGGGCTCCATCGCCGGCCAGATCGCTAAACAGCGCGGCTGCCGCGTCATCGGCATCGCCGGCGGACCCGAGAAATGCGCCTGGCTGACCGACGAACTCGGCTTCGACGCCGCCGTCGATTACAAGAACGAGGATGTCGGCGCGGCCCTGGATCGGCTGGCGCCGGACGGGATCGATCTGAACTTCGAGAATGTGGGCGGCGACATCATGATCGCTGTCTTCAACCGGCTGAAGGTGCACGGCCGGATGGCGGTGTGCGGCCTGGTGTCGTCCTACAACGCCACCAAGGCGCCGCCGTCGCCGAACTTCGCCCGCATCATCACCCACCGTCTGACCGTCCAGGGCTTCCTGGTGCTCGACTACGCCCCGCGCGCCCGCGAAATGGTCGCCGAGATGGGACCCTGGCTGGCCGAGGGCAAGGTGAAGTGGAAGGTCCACGTCGATGACGGGCTGGAAGGGGCGGTGGAATCGCTGAATCGCTTGTTCACCGGCGATCACGACGGCAAGCTGCTGGTTCGCGTCTCCGAAGAACCTGCCTGAGGATATCCATGAGCGACCCCCTGCTCGTCCATTACGAGGATCTGGAGACGGGACAGGTCGTGCCCCTGGGCGCCTGCGCGGTCGATCCGGCCGCGCTGGACGTCTTCGTCGAGCGGTTCTCGCCCGGCTGGGACGCCGCCTATGGCGCGCCGGACGCCATGGTCTACGCCCTGTGGAGCCGGCTGGCGGCCGAGAAGGCCGGCGGCTGGGCCCAGACCAAGGTCCTGGCCGTGGACGGTCTGCGCTATCTGCGCAATCCCCCGCCGGGCGAACTGCTGCGCGGGCGGATGACGGTGATGGGCAAGGATCCGGTCGGAGACGAGAAGGGCATCGTCATCGCCTCGCACGACCTGCTGGATGAAGGCGGTCGGCTGGTCTTCTCCTGCCTGACCCGCGCCGTCTTTTCGCGCCGCTGAAACGCAGAACGCCCCGCCGGCGAACCGGCGGGGCGTTCCATTTCGATCGGACGGCGGGTCTTAGTTGACCGTGCCGGGGGCCTGGCGAAGGAAGGCCAGGGCGATCAGGCGGTCCCAGCCCAGCAGCGACACCAGGTGGGCGTAGATCTGGCCCAGGGCGCCGTTGTCGCGCAGCTCGGCCAGCTTTTCGGCCGGCAGGGCGCGGAGCTTGTCTTCCGACACGGCGAAATACTCGGCCAGCTTCTGCGGCGCGCCCGGCGTGCCGTCCGGATTGCGCGGCGTGAAGACGGCTTCGCGTACGTCCAGCAGATCCAGGTCGGTGATCAGCTTGACGAAGGCCTCGGTGCGCTGACGCTCCTGCTCGAAGTTGTTGCAGAACTCCATCGCCATGGTGGTGTAGTCGCTGGCCTGGCCGTTGACGAACAGCGGGTTCTGGCCGCCCTCGGCGACGATCTCCGCGCCGCGGTCGATGCACAGGATCAGGCGCTGGTTCTGCTTGTCGTCGGCGAAGACGAACGGATAGCGGCGCACATAGGCCGGGATATAGGCGTCGGGACGGAACTCGCCGTCGGCCGCCACGAACAGGTTCTCGCCCTGGCGCAGGCCCATGACCACGACCGGCTGGCGGTTCTCGCCGGTGAAGATCACCGGATAGGACAGGGCGGCGGCGGCGAACTCGGTCACCGTCAGCGGCACGACATTGGTCTGGCCGACGAAGGCGTAGGGCTTGTCGGCCGGATTGACGCCCAGCGCGCCGTGCAGGCCCGGATCCAGCGGCTCGGGGTTCTTGTAGAAGAGGACATTGCCCTCGAGCGGCGAGTTGGTCGTGTCGGTCATGAGAAGCCAGGCGCTCTGGAATGGAAACGAGGCGGGCCTTCTAGCCCAAGCGCGTCCCAGCGGCAAACGGAGGCGACGCCCGGCGGCGTCTCATGTTGCGGCCAGGCCGCTCAGCCATTAGCTGTGGCGCATGACCTCCACCTGCGACCACGATCACGATCATGCGGGCCTGCACGGCGCAGCCCTGATCCGCGCGCTGGAGGGGGCGGAAGCGCGCATGACGGCGGCGGGCGAGCGGATGACGCCGCCGCGTCGACGGGTGCTGTCCCTTCTGCTCGAGACCGGCGAGCCGGTGAAGGCCTATGACCTGATCGCCCGCTTCGGCGAGGACGGCCAGGCCGCCAAGCCGCCGACCGTCTATCGCGCCCTGGAGTTTCTGGAACGCCAGGGCATGGCCCACCGCATCGCCTCCATCAGCGCCTATGTCGCCTGCGCCGGACATGAAGAAAACACCGCGCCCCATGCGGCGGCCTTCCTGATCTGCGACTGCTGCGGGGCGACGCGCGAGATCAACGGGCCGGACCAGGGCGCCATGGACGCCGCCGCCGCCGCCGCCGGCTACGCCATCGCCCGCACCACCATAGAGGCGCACGGACTCTGCGCCGCCTGTCGTCAGGCCGCATGATCATGGACGCTGCGCTGATGTCCCCGCCCCGTCGACTCAGCGTGCCGATCAACAACCATTGGGGCGCGGGCCGGATGTCCGTGATGGACTTCGGCGACCCGAAGCGCCCCGTGGACCTGATCTTCTCCCACGCCAACGGCTTCAACGCCGCCACCTACCGCAGCCTGCTGTCGCCCCTGTCGGCCAGTCTGCGGATCTGGGCTCCGGATCTGCGCGGTCACGGCGGGTCGGACCTGCCGGTGTTCGCCCGGCCCAAGTCCAGCTGGCTGGATCACCGCGACGACATCCTGGCCCTGATCGAGGCCATCGACGGGCCGCCGGTGGTCCTGGCCGGCCATTCGATGGGTGGAACCGCTTCGCTGCTGGCGGCGGCCGAACGGCCGGATCGGGTGTCGAGCCTGGTCCTGTTCGATCCGGTGATCTGGCGGCGCGCGGCGGTCTTCGCCTTCAACCTGCCCTTCGCCCACCGGCTGATGAAGGACATCCCCATCGCCAGGGCCACCCGCCGCCGGCGCCCGGTGTTCGACAGCCGCGAACAGGCCATGGCCGCCTATCGCGGACGCGGCGCCTTCAAGGGCTGGCCCGACCGGGTGCTGGCCGACTATCTGTCCGAGGGCCTGATCGAGACGTCGGACGGTCTGACGCTGACCGCCACCCCGGTCTGGGAGGCCGCCAACTACGCCGCCCAGGCGCATGATCCCTGGCGGGCCCTGCGCCGCTATCCGGGGCCGATCCATATTCTGAAGGCCGAGCACGGCGCCCTGACCCATGTGCCGGTCGCGCCGCGCGGCCTGCCGAACGTGACGGTCGAGGTGGTCGCCGGCGGCGGCCATCTGTTCCCCATGACCCATGCCGACGTCACCCGCGACGCCCTGTTCGAGGCGGCGGTCTGAGGGCGGACGATTAATCGGGGGACAGGCGCCGAGCCCCATGATAAGGGCGCCGCTGAGCATAACTCCCCGAGACGCCCCGCTTGTCCTTCTTTCACGCCGGTCCCGCGCCCAAAGGCGCCGGCCCCCGATCCGGGGGGTTGCGTGACGGTTTGATCCTGACGCCGGGAATGAAGGTCGGCCTGTTCGGCGGCTCCTTCAATCCGGCCCACGACGGTCACGCCCATGTGGCCGAGACGGCCATGCGCCGCCTGGGCCTGGACCGGGTCGTCTGGCTGGTCTCGCCGCAGAACCCGCTGAAGGACGCCCGCCACAGCGCGCCCCTCTCCGAACGCATGGCTTCGGCGCGTGAACACGCCCGCGGCCCGTCGATGATCATTTCGGATTTCGAGACCCGCACCGGCGTGGCCTGGACCGTCGACACCCTGCGCCTGCTGGTCGCGCGGCATCCCGGCGTGCATTTCGTCTGGCTGATGGGGTCGGACAATCTGGCCAGCTTCCATCGCTGGCGCGGCTGGACCGACATCATGCGGCTGATGCCGGTGGCGGTGATCGCCCGGCCGGGCTCCCTGCTGGACAGCCGCACCGCCCCGGCGGCCGCGCGGTTCGCGACCTTCCGCGTTCCGGCCGAGCAGGCGGGTCTGTTGCCGACCCTGTCGGCGCCCGCCTGGACCTATCTGACGGCGCCGCTGAACCCCCTGTCCTCGACCGCGATCCGGACCGGGACCGGACGACGCGCGGCCTCGTGATCGGGGCGCCGGTTCACGGACCGGCCTATCCGTGCTAGAGGGCTTCTTTAGTCAATGCTCCTGGAGCCCTCCGCTGACCCCCTCGCCCGCGTATGATACGCAAGACGCCGCCGTTTCGAACACGGCGCACGAGATGGATGCCATAGAACCTCTGCATTCCGAAGACGGCTTTGAATCCGACGGCGCGCCCAGCGCCTTCGGCGATTCCGCACCGCGCCCGATCGGCTCGACCCCGCTTGAAGAAGCCATTCTGAGCCGCCTCGACGAGGACAAGGCCCAGGAGATGGTTCTGATCGATCTCAAGGGCAAAAGCGCCATGGCCGACACCATGATCGTGGCGTCGGGCCGGTCGCACCGCCATGTCGGCGCCATCGCCGACCACCTGCTGCGCACGCTGAAGGAACAGGGCCTGGGCAAGGCCAAGGTCGAGGGCCTGCCGCATTGCGACTGGGTCCTGATCGACGCCGGCGACGTGATCGTCCACCTGTTCCGCCCGGAAGTGCGCACCTTCTACAATATCGAGAAGATCTGGGCCGTCGATTCCGCCCACCGCATGGTCCGCGACTGAGACCATGAGGCTGGGGATCGTCGCCATCGGCCGACCGGGCCGAGGGCCAGAGGCGACCCTCGCCGACGACTACGCCAAGCGCGCCACCCTGTCCGGACGCGCGCTTGGCCTCGGCCCCCTTGAACTGATCGACCTGGAAGCCAAGAAGCCGGGCAAGGGGCCGGAGGCCGAACTGATCCTCGCGGCCGCGGAAGGGTCTCATCTGATCGCCTGCGACGAGCGTGGAAAGACCTATTCCTCGCGCGCCTTCGCCGACCATGTCGCCAAACTGCGCGATCAGGGCGAACGCCGCCTGGTCTTCGCCATCGGCGGGGCGGACGGGCTGGACGACAGCGTGCGCGCGGCCGCTTCCTCGACCCTGGCCTTCGGTCCCCAGACCTGGCCCCACGCCCTGGCCCGCGCCATGCTGGCCGAACAACTCTATCGGGCCGTGACCATCCTGGCCGGATCACCCTATCATCGCGACTGACATGGGTCGCGCCGCCACACTCTCTCTTGCCCTGCTGACGGGCTTCGTGCTCGCCGCGCCCGCCGTGGGCCGGCAGGCGCCTGAAAGCGAGCTGGCCCGCACCCAGGCCGAATACCGCGACGAGGCCGTGCGGGCGCGCCGCCTGCGCGCCGACGCCGATGCGGCCAAGTCCGAACTGGCCCAGCTGGAGCGACGCCTGGCGGCCTTGCGCGCCGACGAACGGACCGACGACCGCCAGATCGACGACCAACGCGCCCGCCTGCGCCAGCTCAGCGAACGCGAGGCCGAACTGGTCACGAACCTGGCCCGGGAGCGCGGGGCTCAGGGCCGGCTGCTCAGCGCCCTGCAGATGATGAGCCGCCGCCCCCCGCCGCCCCTGCTGATTCCGGCGGACAAGGCGGTGGATACGGTGCGCGCCTCCATCCTGCTTCGGGCCATGACGCCCGACCTGGAAAGGCGCGCCCAGGCCCTGGCCGCGCGTCAGGCCGAGATCATGCGCATCCGCCGCCTGGCGGTCCTGTCTTCCGAACGGCTGCTGACCACGGAAAGCGCCCAGGGCGACCGCCGCGCCGAGATCGAGGGGCTGACGGCGCGCAAGACCGCCCTGACCGCCGTCCTGAACGCCGAGGCCCGCACCGCCGAACGCGCGGCCCGCGTGCTGGAGAGCCGTATCCGCGAACTGGGCGGCGACGTCCCCGCGGCCGAGACGGCCGAGGCGGCGCCCACGCGCCTGCCCGCCGGCCGCACCCGCCTCAGTTCGCCCGTCCAGGGCGCGCCCAGCCAGACCTGGGGGGCAGGGACCTCGGGGTGGCGCTGGCGGGCCGACCGCGCGGCCGTGACCGCCCCCGCCGACGCCAAGGTCGCCTACGCCGGCCCCCTGACCGGCTGGGGCCAGGTGGTGATTCTGGATCTCGGCCCCGGCTGGCGGGCGGTCATCGCCGGGCTGGAAAGCGTGGACGTGGCGCACGACGCCCGCGTCTCGGACGGCCAGACCCTGGGACGCAGCGGCCCCGACGGCGACGTCTATTTCGAACTGCGGCGCGAGGAACGGCCCATCGATCCCGGTCCCTGGCTGAAATAGGCTCCGACAGGCGTCATTTGCGGCCTCTTGCCTCTGACGGCGAGTTGGGAGGCGGCGAAATGGCCGAGATGCGATAAGGCCTTGCTTTCCAACCTGACGCTGATTTTATCGGCGTGACGCTGCGCCGCCACGATTTCGTCGTGTCTGCGGGGCCTTACCCTTGCAACGGGCGCCTTTCATGATCGGCCCGACCGAAAGAGACCGAATGCGTAAACTGCTCCTCGTCGGCTGCGCCGCCCTGGTTCTCGGCGGCTCGGCCGCCGTCGCCACCAGCCAGACGCCCCGCAACGAAACCTTCCGGATGCTGGAGCTGTTCGGCGACGTGGTCGGCATCGTCGAGCAGGCCTATGTCGTCCCGGTCGACAACAAGAAGCTGATCGAAGCCGCCCTGGCCGGCATGATGACGGCGCTGGACCCCCATTCCAACTATCTGCCGCCGTCCAACTATGACGAACTGCGCGAACGGACCGAGGGGCAGTATTCGGGCGTCGGCCTGACCATCACCTCCGAGGGCGGGCTGGTGAAGGTCATCTCACCGATGGACGAAAGCCCCGCCGCCAAGGCCGGGGTTCAGGCTGGCGACGTCATCTCATCCATCGAGGGGCAGAACGCTTCCGGCCTGACCGTCAGCCAGGTGTCCGAGAAACTGCGCGGATCCGTCGGCACCAGCGTGCGCGTCACCTTCCTGCGCGACGGCGAGGACCCGCTCGAGGTCGTCCTGACCCGCGAGATCATCAAAGTTCAGTCGGTCACGGGCCGGGTCGAAGGCGATTTCGGCTATCTGCGCGTCTCGACCTTCAACGAGAACACCGGCCGCGAACTGACCGAGGCCATCGCCAAGATCAAGGCCGAGAAGCCCGGCGTGAAGGGCTATGTCCTGGACCTGCGCAACAACGGCGGCGGCCTGCTGAACGCCGCCATCGACGTGTCGGACGCCTTCCTGGAGCGCGGCGAGATCGTCAGCCAGCGCGGCCGCAAGCCCGAGCAGATCCAGCGCTATTCCGCCAAGCCCGGCGATTTGACCGGCGGCCTGCCGGTGGTGGTCCTGGTCAACTACGGCTCGGCCTCGGCCTCGGAAATCGTCGCCGGCGCCCTGAAGGACCATGAGCGGGCGACCATTGTCGGCCTGACCAGCTTCGGCAAGGGCTCGGTCCAGACGGTGATCCCGCTGCGCCAGGGCCAGGACGGCGCCCTGTCGATCACCACGGCGCGCTACTACACGCCGTCCGGCGCCTCGATCCAGAAGATCGGCATCGAGCCGGATCTGGAGGTCGCCCGGTCCGAGGCCGAGGCCCGCATCGTCTCGCGCTCCAGCTTCATCTATTCCGAAGCCGCCTACGCCACCGCCCTGGACTCCTCCATCGGCGCGGAACGCAAGGGGCCGCACACGCCGCGCGAGGCCCCGGGCAAGGACTTCGACAAGGAGAAGGACTACCAGCTGCAACGCGCCCTGGACGTGCTGCGCGCCGGCGGCGACCTGTCCAAACTATCCGCCCCGCCCGAGACCATCGTCGTGACGGAGCCGGGCTCCGAACCCAAGAAAGACGAGACTCCGGCCGAGACGCCCGAGGAGCCGTAACCCGGCACACCGGTTGCACTCTTTTCCCCAACGGTCGCGTGAGCGACTTTTGGGGAAAGGAGATTGTCTTGTCGATTTCGTCGGTTAGCGGCTTCTTAGGCGGTGTGGGCTCGGTTAGCCAAAGCGTGTCCGCTGGGCAAAATAAGCCCACTTCTGTCCTTCAGAACGATCTTGACCAGATTCGTGAGAAGGGGCTCAGCGCCTGGGCGCATGAGCAGCAGATGGAGAAGCTCAAGGCGCGGCTCCGCGAGCAGGTCCTGTCGGACAAGAATATGAGCGAGCGCGACGTCGCCGCCCTGCCGAAGGAAGCCCGCGCCACGATCGAGGACGAGATCGCCAAGCTGGTCGCACAGAAGCTGCAGGAGGCGCTGGAGGCCAAAGTCAAGGACGCGGCCGCCCAGGGCAAGACGCAGGCCGTGCTGCTGAACATCTCCGTCTGAACCGGGAAGGGGCCTCCGCCGTGCGCATGGCGAGAGAATCTGTGGCGTTGGGATTCGACATTCCCCTTGTTTTCCTTCATAAGCCGCCGCTTCCGACGCAAGTGAACCTCGCGTCTCCACCGGGACGACCCCATCTTTGATGGACGAGCCCGGCGAGAACCCTCTGCCGACGTGATCGTCGCCAGAGGCCGTTGTCGTATGGAGCCGCTTCACCCGTCGCCACGAGGTAGTGAATGTTCGAGGCTCTGAACGAGCGGCTGACAGGCGTCTTCGACCGGATCACCGGCCGCGGCGCCCTGTCCGAAAAGGATGTCGCCGAGGCGATGCGCGAAGTGCGCGTGGCCCTGCTCGAGGCCGACGTCGCCCTGCCGGTCGTCAAGGAATTCATCGCCTTCGCCACCGAGCGCGCCACGGGCGAAGAGGTCATCCGTTCGGTCAAGCCGGCCGACCAGGTGGTCAAGATCGTCTATGACGGCCTGATCGAGATGCTGGGCGGCGAAGAGCCGGTCCCGCTCAACACCAACGCCACTCCGCCGGCCGTGGTGCTGATGGCCGGCCTTCAGGGCTCGGGCAAGACCACGACCTCGGCCAAGCTGGCGCTGCGCCTGACCAAGTTCGATCGCAAGAAGGTCATGATGGCCTCGCTGGACACGCGGCGTCCGGCCGCGATGGAACAGCTGGCCCAGCTGGGCAAACAGATCGACGTCGCCGTCCTGCCCATCGTGGCGGGCGAAAGCGCCGTCCAGATCACGCGCCGGGCGCTGCAATCCGCCAAGCTCCAGGGCTTCGACGTCCTGATCCTCGACACCGCCGGCCGCATCACCCTGGACGAGGGGCTGATGAACGAGGTGGCCGAGGTCGCCGAGATCGCCAAGCCGGTCGAGACCCTGCTGGTCGCCGACAGCCTGACCGGTCAGGACGCCGTCCGGACCGCCGCCGCCTTCCACGCCCGCCTGCCCCTGACGGGCCTGGTCCTGACCCGCGCCGATGGCGACGGTCGCGGCGGCGCCATGCTGTCGATGCGGGCCGTCACCGGCCTGCCGATCAAATACCTGGGCGCCGGCGAAAAGGTCGATGCGCTGGACGTGTTCGACGCCCGCCGCGTCGCCGGCCGCATCCTGGGCCAGGGCGATATCGTCGCCCTGGTCGAAAAGGCGTCGCAGGACCTGGACCAGGCCAAGGCCGAGAAGATGGCCCGCAAGCTGGCCAAGGGCCAGTTCGACCTGGACGACCTGGCCGGCCAGCTTCAGCAGATGAAGCGGATGGGCGGGCTTCAGGGCATCATGGGCATGCTGCCCGGCGTGGCCAAGATGAAGGGTCAGATGGCCGACAGCGGCGTCGACGACCGCATGATCCTGCGCCAGGAAGCCATCATCTCCTCGATGACCAAGGTCGAGCGCAAGAAGCCCGACCTGCTGAACGCCAGCCGCAAGAAGCGGATCGCCGCCGGCGCCGGCGTCGATGTCCAGGACGTGAACCGGGTTCTGAAACAGCACCGCCAGATGGCCGACGTGGTCAAGCAGATGGCGCGCGGCGGACCCAAGAAGATGCAGCAGATGGCCGCCATGCTGGGCGGCCTCGGCGGCGGCGGCGGCATCCCCGGCATGCCGGGCATGGGCGGCGGCCCCGATCTGAACCGATTGAAGGCCCTGGGCGGCGGCAAGACGCCGGAACCCAGCGCCGACGACCTGAAAGCCATCCAGGACCGCCTCGCGGGACTTGGAAACCCCCTCGGGGGCGGCGGACAACTTCCGGGAGGCCTTCCGGGCCTGCCGGGCTTCCCTCCCAAGAAATAACGACTTCCTAGAAAGAGACTGAAAATGCTGAAGATTCGTCTGGCCCGCGGCGGCGCCAAGAAGCGCCCCTACTACCACATCGTCATCGCCGACTCGCACTCGCCCCGCGACGGCAAGTTCATCGAGAAGGTCGGCAGCTACAACCCGATGCTGCCCAAGGACGGCGCCACTCCGCGCGTCGCCCTGAAGGTCGAGCGTATCGCCGAATGGCTCGGCAAGGGCGCCCAGCCGACCGACCGCGTCGCCCGCTTCCTGTCGCAGGACGAGACCCTGGGCGCCAAGGTGAAGTGGACCCAGTCCAACAACCCGAACAAGGCCCAGCCCGGCAAGAAGGCGCAAGAGCGCGCCGCGGAACGCGCCCAGCGCGAAGCCGACCGCCTGGAAGCCGAAGCCGCCGCCAAGGTCGAGGCCGCTGAAGCCGCCGCCCGCGCCAAGGAAGAAGCCGCCGCCGCCGCGGCTGCTCCGGCTGTCGAAGAAGCCCCGGCTGAAGAAGCGCCCGCCGCTGAAGCCGCCGCCGAAGAAGCTCCGGCTGCTGAAGAAGCAACCGAAGAAAAGAC is a window encoding:
- the rpsP gene encoding 30S ribosomal protein S16, which translates into the protein MLKIRLARGGAKKRPYYHIVIADSHSPRDGKFIEKVGSYNPMLPKDGATPRVALKVERIAEWLGKGAQPTDRVARFLSQDETLGAKVKWTQSNNPNKAQPGKKAQERAAERAQREADRLEAEAAAKVEAAEAAARAKEEAAAAAAAPAVEEAPAEEAPAAEAAAEEAPAAEEATEEKTEA